A window of the Limanda limanda chromosome 8, fLimLim1.1, whole genome shotgun sequence genome harbors these coding sequences:
- the aagab gene encoding alpha- and gamma-adaptin-binding protein p34 has protein sequence MSDTEETTEMTIPCVLLTSCDSGFKEEELITQILSSKTLPEPIKREDTVTWYPWEINNKYYTADVRLCVVPSTFQMSSEIAQSTQAFIAYFDSKAKDGLEKLHPWLSVVEDLNPEVLILVCDRVCETGVSRHEAQQWCLAHAFELVELSPLEVPDEDDDFPESTGVKRIVQALNANVWSSMEMKDEHNQGFGLLSSLVASRHNNPRTCQDTASSSLPEEGTVVTEANHTEERSTETVTQGQTVVDELTDLDIQELANLTSGDADVDNFERLFTKLKEMKDKASSLPHEQRKVHAEKVAKAFWTAIGGDVDEIDGLSSGEES, from the exons atgtctgacACGGAGGAAACCACGGAGATGACCATTCCCTGCGTGCTCCTCACCAGCTGTGACAGTGGCTtcaaagaggaggagctgataACAC AGATCCTCAGCTCGAAGACTCTGCCGGAGCCGATCAAGCGAGAGGACACGGTGACCTGGTACCCGTGGGAAATCAACAACAAATACTACACAGCAGACGTCAGGCTATGCGTCGTTCCCAGCACCTTCCAGATGTCATCAGAGATCGCCCAGTCCACCCAGGCTTTCATCGCTTATTTTGACAGTAAAGCG AAGGATGGTTTGGAAAAACTCCATCCCTGGTTATCAGTGGTGGAGGATCTGAATCCGGAGGTGCTCATCCTGGTGTGTGACAGAGTTTGTGAAACAG GGGTCAGCAGACATGAAGCACAGCAGTGGTGTTTGGCTCATGCCTTTGAGCTGGTGGAGCTCAGTCCACTGGAGGTGCCGGATGAAGATG ATGACTTTCCAGAATCAACTGGAGTAAAGAGAATTGTTCAAGCTCTCAATGCAAACGTGTGGTCCAGTATGGAGATGAAAGATG AGCACAACCAGGGGTTTGGTCTGTTGAGCAGTTTGGTGGCCTCCAGACACAACAACCCACGCACCTGCCAAGATACAGCA TCCTCCAGCTTGCCAGAAGAGGGCACAGTAGTTACTGAGGCCAACCatacagaggagaggagcacagAGACAGTAACACAAGGGCAGACAGTAGTCG aTGAATTGACTGATTTGGACATTCAGGAACTCGCTAATCTGACATCTGGAGATGCGGATGTGGATAACTTTGAACGTCTCTTTACCAAATTAAAAGAGATGAAAG ATAAAGCTTCTTCGTTACCTCATGAGCAGAGGAAGGTTCATGCAGAGAAG GTAGCAAAAGCGTTTTGGACGGCCATCGGTGGTGATGTGGATGAGATAGATGGATTGTCATCGGGTGAGGAAAGCTAA